The following proteins are encoded in a genomic region of Ornithodoros turicata isolate Travis chromosome 6, ASM3712646v1, whole genome shotgun sequence:
- the LOC135398187 gene encoding uncharacterized protein LOC135398187, whose protein sequence is MRPWLAQEGTLAIATQVRREFLHSSSNHSAYTTKRMKCAPLLVCLLFAVGAHAGNLLDSNRYLDHLLANTLPRFGGLSEGVLNGFKFKVKKTGLTNRDLKVKFSNGKVTGLLPPRGLRRLGDCSAPTWQANNITVSCYVTLDGLAAVYSGTYKGDNVLGQVKDLTVQGDLRGAKAYLEVTASPGAPPSLKSWSVPPFNLQLTLSRTPDLNSERRQSFDRELESNVKQALNSFLYGPLQYALANAVRVDPLPMP, encoded by the exons ATGAGGCCGTGGCTTGCGCAGGAAGGAACGTTAGCGATAGCTACTCAAGTCCGCCGGGAGTTTCTGCACTCTAGTTCCAACCACTCG GCTTACACCACAAAGAGGATGAAGTGCGCCCCACTTCTCGTTTGTCTCCTGTTCGCTGTCG GCGCCCACGCCGGTAACCTTTTGGACTCCAACCGCTACTTGGACCACCTACTTGCCAACACCCTCCCTCGATTCGGTGGCCTCTCGGAGGGCGTCCTCAACGGCTTCAAGTTCAAGGTCAAGAAGACAGGCCTGACCAATCGTGACCTGAAAGTGAAGTTCAGCAACGGCAAGGTTACAGGTCTTCTACCGCCCCGGGGTCTTAGGAGGCTGGGAGACTGTTCAGCTCCAACGTGGCAAGCGAACAACATCACGGTCTCCTGCTACGTGACCTTAGACGGTCTCGCGGCTGTGTACAGCGGTACTTACAAAGGGGATAACGTACTGGGTCAAGTGAAGGACCTCACCGTTCAAGGTGACCTGAGGGGTGCGAAGGCGTACCTCGAGGTTACAGCTAGCCCAG GAGCTCCACCATCTCTGAAGTCATGGAGTGTTCCGCCATTCAATCTTCAACTCACCCTGTCCAGAACGCCTGATCTGAACAGCGAACGCAGGCAATCGTTCGACAGGGAACTCGAAAGCAACGTCAAGCAAGCCCTGAATTCATTCCTTTACGGCCCATTGCAGTACGCACTGGCAAACGCTGTTCGGGTCGACCCCTTGCCAATGCCGTGA
- the LOC135398188 gene encoding uncharacterized protein LOC135398188 — protein MKIVSLLLCISLAIDANADAKIDESNRYVDKLLQQTIPQGGGVLGGSRLDGFRIKIDKKSSLMIGTKGHILINTLKEVEVNMNDGIVSGLHGLKRLGDCSPPMWQLGSVVVSCYVSLNGVTANYRGKIARKKKVSFLPTSSHEDEITAEAVMMDAKAFIEVSGAPDGQPTVSSWSVMPYHLDMSYSKSYEDVYSALKRKLRKQLEEHIRERLDSFLYGQLKRGLETAVRVDPLPMPSST, from the exons ATGAAGATTGTCTCGTTGCTCCTGTGTATCTCTCTTGCCATTG ATGCCAACGCCGACGCCAAAATCGACGAATCGAACAGATATGTGGACAAATTACTCCAGCAAACCATCCCACAAGGAGGCGGAGTGTTAGGAGGGTCGCGTCTCGATGGATTCCGGATCAAGATCGACAAGAAATCAAGTCTTATGATTGGCACTAAAGGACATATCCTAATTAATACACTGAAGGAGGTGGAAGTGAATATGAACGACGGCATCGTCAGCGGTCTTCACGGACTCAAAAGGCTGGGAGACTGTTCACCACCCATGTGGCAACTTGGCAGTGTTGTCGTGTCCTGCTACGTTTCCCTGAACGGCGTTACAGCCAACTACAGAGGAAAAATCGCACGCAAGAAAAAAGTGTCATTTTTACCCACcagttcccatgaggatgaaatCACAGCTGAAGCTGTTATGATGGACGCCAAGGCTTTCATCGAGGTGTCCGGAGCACCAG ATGGTCAACCGACCGTGTCTTCCTGGAGTGTGATGCCTTACCACCTCGACATGAGCTACTCCAAATCCTATGAGGATGTGTACTCTGCTCTGAAACGCAAGCTTCGGAAACAATTGGAAGAACACATCAGGGAAAGACTTGACAGCTTCCTCTACGGTCAACTGAAGCGTGGCCTTGAAACCGCTGTTCGGGTTGATCCCCTGCCGATGCCCTCAAGCACGTAA
- the LOC135398189 gene encoding uncharacterized protein LOC135398189 translates to MKCAPLLVCLLFAVCAHAGNVTDSNRYLDHLLFNTFPRFGGLSEGVLIGFNFRIRRTFFTNRNLIVQFSNGKVTGLLPPLGLKRLGDCSAPMWQLGNITVSCYVSLDGLTAAYSGTYKGDSLKGQVKDLTVQGDLKGAMAYLEITGSVGASPLLKSWSVPPFNLQLTLSRTPDLNSERRQSFDRELESNVKHALNLFLYGQLQYALANAVRVDPLPMP, encoded by the exons ATGAAGTGTGCCCCTCTTCTCGTTTGCCTCCTGTTCGCTGTCT GCGCCCACGCCGGGAACGTTACGGACTCCAACCGCTACTTGGACCACCTACTTTTCAACACCTTCCCTCGATTCGGTGGCCTCTCGGAGGGCGTCCTCATCGGCTTCAACTTCAGGATCAGGAGGACATTCTTCACCAATCGTAACCTGATAGTGCAGTTCAGCAACGGCAAGGTTACAGGTCTCCTCCCGCCCTTGGGTCTTAAGAGGCTGGGGGACTGTTCAGCTCCAATGTGGCAACTGGGCAACATCACGGTCTCCTGCTACGTGAGCTTGGATGGTCTCACGGCTGCGTACAGCGGTACTTACAAAGGGGATAGCTTAAAGGGTCAAGTGAAGGACCTCACCGTTCAAGGTGATCTGAAGGGTGCGATGGCGTACCTCGAGATTACAGGCAGCGTAG GAGCTTCACCGTTGCTGAAGTCATGGAGTGTTCCGCCATTCAATCTTCAACTCACCCTGTCCAGAACGCCGGATCTGAACAGCGAACGCAGGCAGTCGTTCGACAGGGAACTCGAAAGCAACGTCAAGCACGCCCTGAATTTATTCCTTTACGGCCAATTGCAGTACGCACTGGCGAACGCTGTTCGGGTCGACCCCTTGCCAATGCCTTGA